Proteins from a single region of Dictyostelium discoideum AX4 chromosome 5 chromosome, whole genome shotgun sequence:
- a CDS encoding DENN domain-containing protein: MSHLTMIGDEDDKMNTSIMTKKFTSYHRLVDYFIVCGLGRSIVVNDIDKPYQTEIIDRYPATNYDDADIPAHIWMFCFPSGLLIKETMEDPTLSMFCLTELDGSRFYSTSLIYYTEIEKSKMENDQYEQLFKPVSITLLSRYPCYDILKQLLSYVYLYSINNGTDETNKIPIERIISYIVNDLPRPISGFRFNINLPDIFTPQHTLINNIFKNVLKGTSNNSMGSFIGGSSIFSNNNNNLNPSKLNYSLSNLPLFPSLDIPFSLLFNIIGVNNTINLFSAVLQERKVLFLSKFNSLLTIVCETLIGLLYPFSWPHVYIPILPDLLVDFLQAPTPFIVGMIKNKNQPKIDLSDIVVVDLDLQQIVSKPDGFINNLPEFERNRLETNLKQILYPDIELICRVFSSNDNVRGNNLDVSTKIRAAFLGFMVRFFYDVDQYRYMLRKYPKPISTFNKSSYLVKQSDPEVVGFLSDLIETAAVTAFFDEDQSNNSNKNVSLSNPKSLFFNLVCNQYKEDILQSPSLKQQQQKLPPTPTLSTYSNNKNNNNNNNSNNNNKNDNNKNDNNKDKDKDNNINFNNISGYDSVITCILEFSKNDGNHLMMETINIPPPDSSTLNPLLSVLPDPRLQFPELNKALFSKRTEFSRENIDTKPRPYKRDDSQASFLIPSILFTPSPSKSKQNRKNSFSSNSSSSSNLSSSPNSSSSSSPSTSPNLNGSSIIIASRRSSISVVLTPSKNVNSSTKTNNNDDDNNTLNKSNIVITNSNGETPVTSSAQLEDDQLLQEYIEKYTEIIFDENVGKLGLNNNNNNGNSNGYNQNAQIVIDFEQQKLLLDLFKLKKSRVHFMNSLYKIIGDNGNGITMESGWRLLLLIEILKKIFNECNNAADFKTASTIISITKDIHFKKIVVSGNGNQQQTQQEPLFIHFSGLRLWKNSYFWESSFLDSLLKMRLEQLPESFNNGQLDDWDNKTKEEQTEATQLEEDVLFKSLSVFAYLMIRLKLSVADTIRFIGRMVIICNISDDHYNILASLIEKLHYADPSNQNGAGGGVNEPDENGTINSVINRDSIKNEEISNVIQYNRSIISQTSGIVSDVKANHNKQNSYVDINSGDIKYFSSSVKRNVDVEKNDSKMYYQKLIEMRRKASEDDFKLSYQKRSTSGSSLNQSNNSTPTLSSSTSSLNNSGGGTITTATLSTNLSLSFDLGQQQQQQSQDVIYDKKDGYSVLTLKGSGSSITCVQTLNKRQSVINGTTGGSIMVWDYNDGKFLQRLSNHKSSVTCIGVDQSIDNMFCSGSRDKTLRIWNYNGSEWSCGSTLQEHTNEISSLQMKGNTILTGSNDGNMIIWDARSNRKIHRFTGHQGNILSTVMFDNGYYAVTTSTDTTVRAWDIRAMKQFQVFSEHHDWVTKAVVSGNNTLFTGSFDCTVKMWDLNSPHSNKTFAGHGGGINALAYNNDSKTLVSGSGDGYLKAWDIQSGFAIKSFKGHNDEILSILYEGETLITSSQDQTIRIWDMNSGVCQKVLRGHTDWVVSLASIDYNSNNNNNNNNNNNNNNKSNVGKKNKLTRFVSASWDSSLKCWNIDPPQSIQTQNTTQSQNSFFLSKDRNDKESNRVANVINQQNSQANLSTSLPFDTLRRSISSSNNANNSSNNNGKSGGSIIFKRTKTATNNSPTSPVSSSPTSPVSSSPTSPVSSSPTSPASSSPTSPSSPVVSNSPDCNNNNNNNNNNNNNNNNNNKNNNSTPNINNNINNNINNNNNSNNNNNSTPNINNNNDIPIITTTLVKNRPLSETSTSTNNNLNTVNKVRPTSNNSVGSINSGSSVDSHSSSDTPVGSMSSSLSSSFSSLSSSSSGGQSWRIGSPLKKTRHPHESLI, translated from the exons ATGTCTCATTTAACAATGATTGGGGATGAAGACGATAAAATGAATACTTCAATAATGACAAAGAAATTTACAAGTTATCATAGATTGGTTGATTATTTTATAGTTTGTGGATTGGGTAGATCAATTGTTGTCAACGATATTGATAAACCATATCAAACTGAAATTATTGATAGATATCCAGCAACCAACTATGATGATGCAGATATTCCAGCTCATATTTGGATGTTTTGTTTTCCATCtggtttattaataaaagaaacAATGGAAGATCCAACTTTATCAATGTTTTGTTTAACAGAGTTGGACGGTTCAAGATTTTATTCAAcatctttaatttattatacagaaattgaaaaatcaaaaatg gaAAATGATCAATatgaacaattatttaaaccagTTTCAATAACATTACTATCAAGATATCCATGttatgatattttaaaacaattacttagttatgtttatttatatagTATAAATAATGGCACAGATGAAACTAATAAAATACCAATAGAAAGAATTATTTCATATATTGTAAATGATTTACCAAGACCAATTTCAGGTTttagatttaatattaatttacctGACATTTTCACGCCACAACATACATTAatcaataatatatttaaaaatgtattaaaaggtacatcaaataatagtatGGGTAGTTTtattggtggtagtagtatttttagtaataataataataatttaaatccatcaaaattaaattattcattatcaaatttaccaTTATTCCCATCTTTAGAT ataccattttcattattatttaatataattggtgtaaataatacaataaatttattttcagcAGTACTTCAAGAAagaaaagttttatttttatcaaaatttaattcattattaacaaTTGTTTGTGAAActttaattggtttattgTATCCATTTAGTTGGCCACATGTGTATATTCCAATTTTACCAGATTTATTAGTAGATTTTCTTCAAGCACCAACTCCATTCATTGTTGGtatgattaaaaataaaaatcaaccaaaaattgatttatcagat aTTGTAGTTGTTGATTTAGATTTACAACAAATAGTTTCAAAACCAGAtggatttattaataatttaccagaATTTGAACGTAATAGATTAGAAaccaatttaaaacaaattttatatccagatattgaattaatatGTAGAGTATTTTCGTCAAATGATAATGTTAGAGGAAATAATTTAGATGTATCAACAAAAATTAGAGCAGCATTTTTAGGTTTTATGGTTAGATTCTTTTATGATGTTGACCAATATAGATATATGTTAAGAAAATACCCAAAACCAATATCAACATTCAATAAATCTTCATATTTAGTTAAACAAAGTGATCCAGAAGTTGTTGGATTTTTATCAGATTTAATAGAAACTGCTGCTGTAACAGCATTCTTTGATGAGGAtcaaagtaataatagtaataaaaatgtatcattatcaaacccaaaaagtttattctttaatttagTTTGTAACCAATATAAAGAAGATATTTTACAATCACCTtcattaaaacaacaacaacaaaaattacCACCAACTCCAACTTTATCAActtatagtaataataaaaataataataataataataatagtaataataataataaaaatgataataataaaaatgataataataaagataaagataaagataataatattaattttaataatatttctgGTTATGATTCAGTTATAACATGtattttagaattttcaaaaaatgatgGTAATCATTTAATGATGGAAACTATAAATATACCACCACCAGATTCGTCTACATTGAATCCATTATTATCAGTATTACCAGATCCTAGATTACAATTTCCAGAGTTAAATAAAGCATTATTTTCAAAGAGAACTGAATTTTCAAGAGAAAATATTGATACCAAACCAAGACCTTACAAGAGAGATGATTCTCAagcatcatttttaataccaagtattttatttacacCAAGTccttcaaaatcaaaacaaaatagaaaaaatagtttctcatcaaattcatcatcttcttcaaatttatcatcCTCACCAAATTCTTCATCGTCATCGTCCCCTtcaacatcaccaaatttaaatggtaGTTCAATTATAATTGCAAGTAGAAGAAGTTCAATTTCAGTTGTTTTAACACCTtcaaaaaatgttaatagTAGCAccaaaactaataataatgatgatgataataatacactaaataaatcaaatattgtaattacaaattcaaatggtgAAACACCAGTTACCTCATCAGCACAATTAGAAGATGATCAATTATTACAAGAATATATTGAAAAGTATACAGAGATTatttttgatgaaaatgtaGGCAAACttggtttaaataataataataataatggtaatagtaatggttACAATCAAAATGCTcaaattgtaattgattttgaacaacaaaaacttttattggatttatttaaattaaagaaaagtAGAGTTCATTTTATGAATTCTTTGTATAAGATTATTGGTGacaatggtaatggtattaCAATGGAATCAGGTTggagattattattattgattgaaatattaaagaagATTTTCAATGAATGTAATAATGCTGCCGATTTTAAAACTGCATCAACAATCATATCAATTACAAAAgatattcattttaaaaagattgtGGTtagtggtaatggtaatcaacaacaaactcaACAAGAACCTTTATTCATACATTTCAGTGGTTTACGTCTTTGGAAGAATTCTTACTTTTGGGAATCATCTTTCTTGGATAGTCTCTTGAAAATGAGATTAGAACAATTACCAGAATCATTCAATAATGGTCAATTGGATGATTGGGATAATAAGACAAAGGAAGAACAAACTGAAGCTACTCAATTGGAAGAAGATGTATTGTTTAAATCCCTAAGTGTTTTCGCTTATCTTATGATTAGATTGAAATTATCAGTGGCTGATACAATTAGATTCATTGGTAGAATGGTTATCATTTGTAATATCAGTGATGATCATTACAATATATTGGCATCCTTAATAGAGAAACTACATTATGCAGATCCTTCAAATCAAAATGGtgctggtggtggtgttaatGAACCAGATGAAAATGGTACCATCAATAGTGTTATTAATAgagattcaatcaaaaatgaaGAGATTTCAAATGTCATTCAATATAATAGAAGTATAATTTCTCAAACATCTGGTATAGTATCAGATGTAAAAGCAAATCATAATAAACAGAATAGTTATGTTGATATCAATAGTggtgatattaaatatttctcTTCATCAGTTAAAAGaaatgttgatgttgaaaaGAATGACTCAAAAATGTATTATCAAAAACTAATTGAAATGAGAAGAAAAGCATCTGAAGATGATTTCAAATTAAGTTATCAAAAAAGATCAACCAGTGGTAGTTcattaaatcaatcaaataattcaacaccaactttatcatcttcaacttcttctttaaataatagtggtggtggtactATTACAACTGCTACTTTATCcacaaatttatcattatcttttgatttaggacaacaacaacagcaacaatcACAAGATGTAATATATGATAAAAAAGATGGGTATTCAGTTTTAACATTAAAAGGTAGTGGTTCATCAATAACATGTGTCcaaacattaaataaaaggCAATCAGTTATCAATGGTACAACAGGTGGTAGTATAATGGTATGGGATTATAATGATGGTAAATTTTTACAACGTCTTAGTAATCATAAATCAAGTGTAACATGTATAGGTGTTGACCAATCCATTGATAATATGTTTTGTTCTGGTTCACGTGATAAAACATTACGTATTTGGAATTACAATGGAAGTGAATGGAGTTGTGGATCAACATTACAAGAACATACCAATGAAATCTCAAGTCTACAAATGAAAGGAAATACGATTTTAACCGGTTCAAATGATGGAAATATGATCATTTGGGATGCAAGATCAAATAGGAAAATTCATCGTTTCACTGGTCATCAAGGCAATATTCTCTCAACGGTAATGTTTGACAATGGCTATTATGCAGTGACAACAAGTACCGATACAACAGTTCGTGCTTGGGATATTCGTGCAATGAAGCAATTTCAAGTGTTTTCTGAACATCATGACTGGGTAACTAAAGCAGTTGTGTCGGGTAATAATACCTTGTTCACTGGTAGTTTTGATTGTACCGTTAAAATGTGGGATTTAAATAGTCCACattcaaataaaacatttgCTGGTCATGGTGGTGGTATCAATGCTTTGGCctataataatgattcaaaaaCATTGGTTAGTGGTTCTGGTGATGGTTATCTAAAAGCTTGGGATATTCAAAGTGGTTTCGCTATCAAATCTTTCAAAGGTCATAACGATGAAATCTTATCAATCCTCTATGAAGGTGAAACTCTCATCACAAGTTCTCAAGATCAAACCATTAGAATTTGGGATATGAATTCTGGTGTTTGCCAAAAAGTTTTAAGAGGTCATACTGATTGGGTTGTATCTTTAGCTTCAATTGATTACAAcagtaacaacaacaacaataacaacaacaacaacaacaataataataaatcaaatgttggcaaaaaaaataaattaacaagATTTGTTTCAGCATCATGGGATTCTTCACTTAAATGTTGGAATATTGATCCACCTCAATCAATACAAACTCAAAATACAACTCAATCACaaaattctttctttttatcaAAAGATAGAAATGATAAAGAATCAAATAGAGTTGCAAATGttataaatcaacaaaattcACAAGCAAATTTATCAACTTCTTTACCATTTGATACACTCAGAagatcaatttcatcaagtAATAATGCCAACAACAGCAGTAATAACAATGGTAAAAGTGGTggatctattatttttaagagAACTAAAACAGCAACAAATAATTCACCAACTTCACCAGTATCATCATCGCCAACTTCGCCagtatcatcatcaccaacttcaccagtatcatcatcaccaacttCACCAGCATCCTCATCACCAACTTCTCCATCATCACCTGTAGTTTCAAATTCTCCagattgtaataataataataataataataataataataataataataataataataataataaaaataataattcaactccaaatattaataataatattaataataatattaataataataataatagtaataataataataattctactccaaatattaataataataatgatataccAATTATTACTACAACACTTGTAAAAAATAGACCACTAAGTGAGACCAGTACtagtacaaataataatcttaATACAGTCAATAAAGTTAGACCAACTAGCAATAATAGTGTTGGTAGTATTAATAGTGGTTCAAGTGTTGATAGTCATAGTAGTAGTGATACACCAGTTGGTAGTATGTCATCATCCCTCTCCTCTTCTTTTTCAAGTCTATCCTCCTCTTCTTCGGGTGGCCAATCATGGCGAATTGGTtcaccattaaaaaaaactagaCATCCTCATGAaagtttaatttaa
- the cnrN gene encoding C2 tensin-type domain-containing protein, which produces MNQVFFSKIRSLVSADRHRFKSKEMDLDLDLSYITDNILAMGFPGTGLEASWRNSIDDVCELLKQKHHGKYMIWNLSERVYDYSKLNNQILEFPFLDHHPPPLSLLFEIVNSLSNWLKADAENVAVVHCKGGKGRTGTIICCYLYYSCQFEIMDDAKNHFAEKRSKMKKGVTQPSQQRYINYFKEIVSGSHMVEEFVLTFRSIELGPLTKDQANSLSFEIFEHAKEPILNFASSSNSIQIVPINNDNSESNNNNNNNNNNNNNNNNQQQQLYKIIILIQKKVQNDVLIRVYRGDTGKGKGKMKKQIFHLIFNIAFVNLDQCLFGMNEFDHFKSSKKYDPNLQMECRFQNNCTGAPDHSFKIWNIMALQYQRTKSSLNNSITDIKSINEINSTNNNNILASSAPTPLTTTTTTTTTTTTTSLPSSEHSTPQILISSSDANLDLKNCNINCDSSSGGGSNSSRNSNSNSRGGSSNSSSNRSSTSSRSSITTDSIKPSCSSDSICNNSSICNNSCNNNNNNNNNNNNNNNNNNNNNNNNNNNKNSNNNNNESSSNSNDDSDSEASIRKRKNTLWSSGSSIKLKPSPNLSRLSLFNGHRQSFTKKINPNNNEENVDQKTLPILKKETNDPSESDIKNVEIIQD; this is translated from the exons atgaaccaagtatttttttcaaaaattcgAAGTTTAGTATCAGCAGATAGACATAGATTCAAATCAAAGGAAATGGATTTAGATTTAGATTTATCCTATATTACAGATAATATATTGGCAATGGGATTTCCAGGTACAGGCTTAGAAGCAAGTTGGAGAAATTCTATTGATGATGTTTGTGAGCTACTAAAACAAAAACATCATGGAAAATACATGATTTGGAATTTATCAGAAAGAGTTTATGATTATtccaaattaaataatcaaattttaga atttccATTTTTAGATCATCATCCACCACCATtaagtttattatttgaaattgtaaattcattatcaaattggTTAAAAGCAGATGCAGAGAATGTAGCAGTGGTCCATTGTAAAGGTGGTAAAGGTAGAACTGGTACTATAATTTGTtgttatctttattataGTTGCCAATTTGAAATAATGGACGATGCAAAGAATCATTTTGCAGAGAAAAGatcaaaaatgaaaaaaggtGTAACTCAACCTTCACAACAAcgttatataaattattttaaggAGATTGTATCAGGTAGTCATATGGTTGAAGAGTTTGTGTTAACATTTCGTTCAATCGAATTAGGACCATTAACAAAAGATCAAGCAAATTCactttcatttgaaatttttgaaCATGCAAAAGAACCAATACTAAATTTTGCAAgttcttcaaattcaattca aattgtaccaataaataatgataattcagaatctaataataataataataataataataataataataataataataataatcaacaacaacaactttataaaattataatattaatacagAAAAAAGTTCAAAATGATGTTTTAATTAGAGTATATAGGGGTGATACAGGTAAAGGAAAAGGAAAGATGAAGAAACAgatatttcatttaatttttaatattgcaTTTGTAAATTTAGATCAATGTTTATTTGGTATGAATGAATTTGATCATTTTAAGAGTTCAAAGAAATATGATCCAAATCTTCAAATGGAATGTagatttcaaaataattgtaCTGGTGCACCTGATCactcttttaaaatttggaatATTATGGCATTACAATATCAAAGAACAAAatcatctttaaataatagtattactGATATAAAGagtattaatgaaattaattcaactaataataataatattttagcATCTTCAGCCCCAACACCTttaactacaacaactactaccactacaacaactactacaacctCATTACCATCTTCTGAACACtcaacaccacaaatattaatttcttcatcaGATGctaatttagatttaaaaaattgtaatataaACTGtgatagtagtagtggtggtggtagtaatagtagtagaaatagtaatagtaatagtagagGTGGAAGCAGTAATAGCAGTAGTAATAGGAGTAGTACAAGTAGCAGGAGTAGTATTACGACTGATAGTATAAAACCAAGTTGTAGTAGTGATAGCATTTGTAACAATAGTAGCatttgtaataatagttgtaataataataataataataataataataataataataataataataataataataataataataataataataataataataaaaatagtaataataataataatgaaagtagtagtaatagtaatgatgATTCAGATAGTGAAGCCTCAATtaggaaaagaaaaaatacaCTTTGGAGTAGTGGCTCATCTATTAAACTTAAACCAtcaccaaatttatcaaGACTTTCACTTTTTAATGGTCACAGACAATCATTCACTAAAAAAAtcaatccaaataataatgaagaaaatgtCGATCAAAAAACACTACCaatcttaaaaaaagaaactaaTGATCCAAGTGAaagtgatattaaaaatgtagAGATAATACaagattaa